The DNA region TACGCATACAGACCGCTTGTGGTATATCTAGCTATAACCTTCTAGGCCAAAGGTCGCTAAAAGAAAAAGTCTTCGATATAGATAAAAAGCTAACTGAGATTGAGCGTTCATATCAATTTCTGTGGTTGGTTTCGCCCTCTAACATTTATAGTATAAAGGAAACATTTTTTGAAAGTAGGTTTAAAACCGTACTTGACTATCATTATAGATTACTGCCCATAGACCCTGATGTCTTAAAAAGGAAGCTGTATGATTTAAAGATAGAAAAGATAGAAGACCCTGTTTTGTCTCATATTTTCCGTCAAAAAAGAGAAGAACTGGATCGGCAGATAACAATGCTGAACGAACGTGGAACGAAGAATTTCTTTTACAACAGTATACGCTTGCATCAGGGAATTGGAAGAAAACTTCAAGCCGAGGCAGAAAATATACTTACCCAGCTAACCGAGAACGAGGGTGATACGAAGAATCTGAACCTTATGGATGCGAATGAATTTGCCGTTTTGGTGAAGGATGAAATAGATTTTCTCAAGAAACAACATCCCGGTTTTTCATGTGAAGTTTATATCCGCGAAGATGTAAATATAATGATGGTCTCCAATGGAAACCTTTATTTGCCGGCGGATTATACGGTTGGCCCAAAGGAAGCGGAGGCTTTAATTCAACATGAAATCGGTACACATGCGCTTACCTATTTTAACGGTAAGCAACAACCTTTTGAACAGTTTAGTATGGGGTTGGCAGATTATGACCCACTGCAGGAAGGGTTGGCCGTGCTTTCTGAATATTTGGTAGGCGGTCTTACGAGAAATAGACTACGAACCCTTGCAGGTAGGGTGGTAGCGGGCCAAGCAAGATTAGACGGTCATGACTTTAGAGCAATTTTTGACCTGCTACTCACAAAGTTCAACTTTACAGAAAAAAGGTCTTTCAACATTGTTTCTAGAACCATGCAAGGCGGAGGATTCCTGAAGGACATTATTTATCTAAAAGGATTTTTAAAGCTGATAGAATACCTCAAAGGTGGTGGTTCATTGGAGCCTTTACTTTCGGGTAAATTTGGTTTTCATCACATTAATATAGTACAACAACTGACCGAACGAAATATTTTAAAACCACCCATTCTAAGACCCAGTTATTTAAGTAGTACCGAATTTGAAAATAAAATAAAAAAAATAAAAGAAGGATTGCCAATTGTTGAGATGGTATGCGATGGTAACCTTGAACAATCTTTAAAAATGAACTAATGAAAATAGGATTTGTATTGAATAAAGTAGCCACCGAAGCTTGTGGCACTTCTGTAGCTTTAATGACTAAAGCACATAAAATGGGGCACGAAGTAAGTGCCATAGGTGTAGGGGATTTTAATCTGCATCATGATGGGCTTATTACAATAGACACTACGTCGGTTTCCGTGACCAAGGAGGTGAAAACCCCAGAAGAATATCTAGAACATTTACAAGGTTCAGAAGCTGAAACGAAACGGATAGAAGCCATTTCTCTGGATGTGTTGTTTATACGGAACAACCCCACCGAAGAAGGGTCGGACCGGAAATGGGCGGGACAATCAGGAATCGCTTTTGGTCGTATGATCCAGCAATTGGGCGTATTGGTGCTCAATGATGCCTATGCATTGACAAAGGCATTTATAGATAAGCTGTATTTTGAAGAGCTGCCAAAGCATATAAAACCAGCATCTATCATCACACGTAAAAAAGAGGACGTTTTAAATTTTTGGGAGGAAAACGGTAAGAAAATGGTGCTAAAACCTTTGGAAGGTTCCGGGGGGCAGAATGTATATCTCATAGATGAGAATCAAAAAAACCTGAATCAGATTATAGATACGTTATCTGATGAAGGATACATTATAGCGCAAGAATATCTTCCTGATGTTAAGGATGGAGATATCCGCGTTATACTTATGAACGGGCGTGTCCTAGAGCAGGATGGGCAAAAAGCTATCATAAGAAGAGTTAGTGGCGAAGGTGAATTCCGGAGTAATTTTTCGCTTGGGGCAACGGCGAACAGTAGCGAATTGACCACGGCCATGGAACACATTATTGAAGTTACGGCACCCCGTTTAATTGCTGATGGATTCTTTTTTGTAGGGCTGGATATCGTAAAGGACAAGTTGATAGAAATAAATGTTCTGAGTCCCGGCGGGCTTGACCACTTCAGTGAAATTGATCTTCCTGATTTTACAGATACCGTGATTAAGGCCATTGAAAGAAAATTGGAGTATAAGAAAATGCATGGCAACCAGTTGTCCAATAAAGTTCTGGCAACCATGCACTAAAGTAAGTTTATGAAAGAATTATCGAGAATTATAGGAGAATATAGCTCAGGAGTTCCGGGGCCTTTATTGTTTGTCACGGCTGGCATTCATGGTAATGAGCCCAGTGGGGTCATTGCTCTAAAAAAGGTATTTGAAGAACTACAGCGGACCCGGCCAGAGGTTAAAGGAACCTTGGTTGGGGTCTCGGGAAACAAAAAAGCCCTTGAACAAAATGTGCGTTTTATTGATGAAGATTTGAATAGAACGTGGAGTTCGGAAAATATTGAAAATAACATTAACACCTCACATGAGCATAGCGAAATGTATGAGATTATTGAGGTGCTGAACCAATATCGTAGTCAAGATTTTGAGAAATGCTATTTTTTAGATTGTCATACCACATCTTCCGAGAGTCTGCCGTATGTGTCCGTACAAGATGTAAATGACAATAACGCGTGGGCACATCGTTTTCCGACGTATATAATTAAAGGGTTTAGTGATTTAATTCATGGCGATATTGACCATTATTTAAGCCGAACAGGTCTAACGGGTTTTGTTTTTGAAGCAGGCCAGCATCAACATGAGACCGCAGTTGAAAACCAGGAAGGTATCATCTGGCTAGCATTGCATGAAGCTTTAGGGTTGGATTTGACGTTATTGTCTTGTTATCCGCAATGCGTAGAGAACTTTTCAAAAAAGAACGCTCCGGACCAAAAAACATTTGAAATTACCTATCGTCATGGGTTGAAGGATTCGGACGAGTTTGAGATGGTAGCAGGATTCGAGAATTTTTCTCCAATTAAAAAAGGACAGCTGCTAGCTGTTCAAAACGGACAAGAAATAAGGAGCGAGCATAACGGTTATATTTTTATGCCCCTCTACCAATCTAAGGGAGATGATGGTTTTTTTATTGTAGAAGAGGTGTAATCGCACAATAGGCTATCCACTGCATCAAAAACATTCTTTGGTTAAGGGTTCTTACCAAAGAATGTTTTTGTTAGCTTAAAAAGTACCGGTCTGTTATGGGCAATAAACTTGTAGGAGGCGTCACTAATTGCTTTAAATAGAGCTGATTTTTCGTACCACGAAAGTAAAAAGGACCAACGTGATGAATAATATAAAGTTCTATAGGCGGCATGTGCACCACTATATATTTTGCCATTGGTTTCTATCATGCGAACGGCTTGTTTGAATGCCTGTTCGGGAATTTCGTCAATCTGCTCTTGGATATCTTGGTAGGGAATATATTGCACCTTGTTAGCGGTAATTTTCTGCCATCGCGTGACCCAATATTTGCAAAAACCACATTTTCCGTCCCAAATTAAAAGGGGCAGTTTGGGTATGTAACTAGAATGTGTGGGCATTTGCATGGTATCTCATTTGTAAACGTTATTGTACTTTGTTTTCGAAGATTCCTCAGAATCCACCCTTCCAATAATCCGGTGAGTACGTGAAATTACCATAAAAACTCAAGGTTCTTTCTTGCTTTCTTTTTTGGGTCAAGAATTGCATTGTTCGAGGTAAAAATTGACTAATGCGAAAAGTATATTACTGAAAAATAAGAAAACACATAGTGGTTGTTAATTACAATTTGGTCAGATGGTTATATCTGATTTGCCCCTAATTTTTCCTGAAATTAGAAAGCAATCACTTTCATAATCCATAAAAAAAAGCAGATGAAAATAAGATCTTTGATTGTACCGATTGATTTTACCGACACGGCTAAAAATACAGTTGACTATGCCGTTAAGTTGGCAGAAATAATAGAATCCAAAATTATATTTGTATCCAGTTATATGG from Zobellia alginiliquefaciens includes:
- a CDS encoding flavohemoglobin expression-modulating QEGLA motif protein is translated as MLHYKNLSKETVDRILDDLRKDEDEYNFKLPNGGFLHIESGLPYLTIYRKVNKDIGTRELLLNEASYLIIGRGNFKEYQHLLFEIANYFSAQYKSYLLFEIYAGSPKSTCFRIKGPADLLPKTLKVLDEGLQEVNTISPGVTIASEVEDTADRHPKGSRHLLTVEETKQCGALLIGLEIPPVYRSESAQLYPVFFRDFHSQVTTAMKKAIFSFIRIQTACGISSYNLLGQRSLKEKVFDIDKKLTEIERSYQFLWLVSPSNIYSIKETFFESRFKTVLDYHYRLLPIDPDVLKRKLYDLKIEKIEDPVLSHIFRQKREELDRQITMLNERGTKNFFYNSIRLHQGIGRKLQAEAENILTQLTENEGDTKNLNLMDANEFAVLVKDEIDFLKKQHPGFSCEVYIREDVNIMMVSNGNLYLPADYTVGPKEAEALIQHEIGTHALTYFNGKQQPFEQFSMGLADYDPLQEGLAVLSEYLVGGLTRNRLRTLAGRVVAGQARLDGHDFRAIFDLLLTKFNFTEKRSFNIVSRTMQGGGFLKDIIYLKGFLKLIEYLKGGGSLEPLLSGKFGFHHINIVQQLTERNILKPPILRPSYLSSTEFENKIKKIKEGLPIVEMVCDGNLEQSLKMN
- a CDS encoding glutathione synthetase, whose amino-acid sequence is MKIGFVLNKVATEACGTSVALMTKAHKMGHEVSAIGVGDFNLHHDGLITIDTTSVSVTKEVKTPEEYLEHLQGSEAETKRIEAISLDVLFIRNNPTEEGSDRKWAGQSGIAFGRMIQQLGVLVLNDAYALTKAFIDKLYFEELPKHIKPASIITRKKEDVLNFWEENGKKMVLKPLEGSGGQNVYLIDENQKNLNQIIDTLSDEGYIIAQEYLPDVKDGDIRVILMNGRVLEQDGQKAIIRRVSGEGEFRSNFSLGATANSSELTTAMEHIIEVTAPRLIADGFFFVGLDIVKDKLIEINVLSPGGLDHFSEIDLPDFTDTVIKAIERKLEYKKMHGNQLSNKVLATMH
- a CDS encoding succinylglutamate desuccinylase/aspartoacylase domain-containing protein, which translates into the protein MKELSRIIGEYSSGVPGPLLFVTAGIHGNEPSGVIALKKVFEELQRTRPEVKGTLVGVSGNKKALEQNVRFIDEDLNRTWSSENIENNINTSHEHSEMYEIIEVLNQYRSQDFEKCYFLDCHTTSSESLPYVSVQDVNDNNAWAHRFPTYIIKGFSDLIHGDIDHYLSRTGLTGFVFEAGQHQHETAVENQEGIIWLALHEALGLDLTLLSCYPQCVENFSKKNAPDQKTFEITYRHGLKDSDEFEMVAGFENFSPIKKGQLLAVQNGQEIRSEHNGYIFMPLYQSKGDDGFFIVEEV
- a CDS encoding thiol-disulfide oxidoreductase DCC family protein, translated to MQMPTHSSYIPKLPLLIWDGKCGFCKYWVTRWQKITANKVQYIPYQDIQEQIDEIPEQAFKQAVRMIETNGKIYSGAHAAYRTLYYSSRWSFLLSWYEKSALFKAISDASYKFIAHNRPVLFKLTKTFFGKNP